In the Chroococcidiopsis sp. SAG 2025 genome, one interval contains:
- a CDS encoding FHA domain-containing protein, translating to MIQSSARLEIGRRDGSKQEFPLNGDVVRIGRAGDNNLVLSESNVSRYHAQLAPQGISGYLLTDLGSSTGTFVNNARLAPSQPRQLKDGDTIRIGGCELRFCGVEEVTTGATATQMTGIGTTVGFEATNFAAPPQAIQTQIVTPILRVTTPAGTQDIPIVKNQMIIGRDPSCDVPINFPQVSSRHAELVERQGSYTIVDLGSRNGLLYQGQRISERRLMDGDAIAIGSGITLTFQTAATDQVPSITHQLNLSNRNNLTIGRDEQNDIAIDHPTVSRYHARISRQDGTFAIADLNSSNGTFVNGKRVSGSQSLRPEDTIRIGPTRFVFNVDETLVSFNEEGNLRLDAVNLTKVVGKGTTLLDDISLSILPREFIVIAGVSGGGKSTLLDALNGFRPATSGMVLVNGEDLYKNFNAYRTELGYVPQDDIIHKELTVKQALDFAAQLRMPSDTTPGERQKRVQEVLTDLELLQRQDVPVKALSGGQRKRVSIGVELITKPSLFFLDEATSGLDPGTELQIMKLLRKLSDQGRTILLITHATKNVTLCDRVVFLAKGGRVAYFGPPAEAIDYFGVEEFDQIYGKVEHELSPEEWQQRFRNSRHYHKYVLERQQQLQMPQMAQRSHRAKQKPGSTIKQVSAWQQFIILSRRNLAILMRDRAGLFLMGAIAPILGIMDFVTWKRDVFNLQEGDAGQAITMLFTTALIAVIVGSLATMREIVKEQEIYRRERMIGLKILPYIMSKVWIGVIIALYQAAIFLLFKWLAIELPGGTPELFNMYVTLFLATLAGMVMGLLVSAISPNQNVAPLLTIIFLVPQITFGGGMLPVETFGPPGQLINRITITKWSFESLVTISQMGEDVADDSYWKLSEKDRKKQTAEQKKKSQCLGKTLFKKCVFPGLKAKYDPVVDKPEPVKPKDPGKAPSDPRKLDDYEKRVDKYKKDVDAWQKEYSEWKGKYEGAIKSGEGLIERFKKDYGASFKVNLAWHWSMLGVLIVAMFALLFGVQKRKDIV from the coding sequence ATGATTCAGTCTTCTGCACGTCTGGAGATTGGTAGACGTGACGGTAGTAAGCAAGAATTTCCACTCAACGGCGATGTGGTGCGAATTGGTCGAGCGGGAGACAATAACTTAGTTTTGAGCGAAAGTAATGTTTCGCGCTATCACGCTCAGCTTGCGCCCCAAGGTATAAGTGGATACTTGCTAACAGATTTAGGAAGTAGTACTGGCACTTTTGTCAATAATGCTAGGTTGGCTCCTAGTCAACCGAGGCAACTCAAAGATGGAGACACGATTAGAATCGGGGGTTGCGAGTTGCGCTTTTGCGGTGTTGAGGAAGTCACTACAGGTGCAACTGCAACCCAGATGACGGGGATAGGGACGACTGTTGGTTTTGAAGCCACGAATTTTGCTGCACCACCGCAAGCGATTCAGACTCAGATCGTGACACCCATATTGCGGGTGACGACTCCCGCGGGAACGCAAGATATTCCGATTGTCAAAAACCAGATGATTATCGGTCGCGATCCTAGTTGTGATGTCCCGATTAATTTTCCCCAAGTTTCGTCACGGCACGCCGAATTGGTCGAGCGTCAAGGCAGCTACACGATAGTCGATCTAGGTAGCAGAAATGGGTTGTTATATCAAGGGCAACGCATTAGCGAACGGCGGTTAATGGATGGAGACGCGATCGCGATTGGTTCTGGAATTACTCTAACTTTCCAGACAGCTGCCACCGACCAAGTACCGAGTATTACGCATCAACTGAATTTAAGCAATCGCAATAATTTAACCATCGGTCGCGACGAGCAAAACGATATTGCGATCGACCATCCGACTGTATCGCGCTATCATGCCAGAATTTCGCGTCAAGATGGGACGTTTGCGATCGCCGACCTCAATTCCAGTAACGGTACTTTCGTCAACGGCAAGCGCGTCAGCGGTTCGCAGTCGCTTAGACCTGAAGATACAATTCGCATCGGTCCGACTCGCTTTGTCTTCAACGTTGATGAGACTTTAGTGAGCTTCAACGAAGAAGGTAATCTGCGTCTGGATGCCGTGAACTTAACGAAGGTTGTCGGTAAAGGCACGACCTTGCTTGATGACATTTCGCTGTCAATCTTGCCGCGAGAATTCATCGTGATTGCCGGAGTCAGCGGTGGTGGTAAATCGACTCTACTCGACGCACTCAACGGTTTTCGTCCTGCTACAAGTGGGATGGTACTGGTAAACGGGGAAGATTTATACAAAAACTTTAATGCCTACCGTACCGAACTCGGTTACGTCCCTCAAGATGACATCATCCACAAAGAACTGACGGTCAAGCAAGCGCTCGATTTTGCTGCTCAGTTAAGGATGCCTTCAGATACGACTCCTGGCGAACGTCAAAAGCGGGTACAAGAAGTTTTGACAGACTTAGAATTGCTGCAACGCCAGGACGTACCTGTAAAAGCATTGAGCGGCGGACAGCGCAAGCGGGTATCAATTGGGGTCGAGCTAATTACCAAACCCAGCCTATTTTTCCTTGATGAAGCGACATCCGGTCTTGACCCTGGTACGGAACTTCAGATCATGAAGTTGCTGCGCAAATTGTCAGATCAGGGACGGACGATCTTGCTAATTACCCATGCTACGAAGAACGTCACGCTATGCGATCGCGTGGTATTTTTGGCGAAAGGGGGTCGAGTCGCCTATTTTGGTCCGCCAGCAGAAGCAATTGACTATTTTGGGGTGGAGGAGTTCGACCAAATCTACGGCAAGGTAGAACACGAATTATCTCCCGAAGAGTGGCAGCAACGCTTTAGAAACTCGCGTCACTATCACAAGTACGTATTAGAGCGCCAACAACAGCTGCAAATGCCCCAAATGGCACAAAGAAGCCATCGAGCCAAACAGAAACCAGGTAGCACAATTAAGCAAGTCTCGGCATGGCAGCAGTTTATCATCTTGTCGCGGCGCAACTTAGCAATTTTGATGCGCGATCGCGCTGGTTTGTTTTTGATGGGTGCGATCGCGCCAATTCTCGGCATCATGGATTTTGTAACTTGGAAGCGAGACGTTTTCAATCTTCAAGAAGGTGATGCCGGACAAGCAATCACGATGCTATTTACTACCGCTTTAATTGCGGTAATTGTAGGTAGCTTAGCTACCATGCGCGAGATTGTCAAAGAACAAGAAATCTATCGCCGCGAACGCATGATCGGGCTGAAAATTTTGCCCTATATCATGTCTAAAGTTTGGATTGGGGTCATAATAGCTCTATATCAAGCAGCAATCTTCTTGTTATTTAAATGGCTGGCGATCGAGCTTCCTGGTGGCACGCCAGAACTATTCAATATGTATGTCACTCTTTTCCTGGCTACTCTAGCTGGGATGGTGATGGGGCTTCTAGTATCGGCAATTTCGCCCAACCAAAACGTAGCACCCTTACTCACAATTATTTTCCTCGTACCGCAAATTACGTTTGGTGGGGGGATGTTACCTGTAGAGACGTTTGGTCCTCCAGGGCAGCTGATCAATCGCATCACAATTACAAAGTGGTCTTTTGAGTCGTTAGTCACGATCTCCCAAATGGGTGAAGACGTAGCTGATGATTCATACTGGAAACTATCAGAAAAAGACCGGAAAAAACAAACTGCCGAACAGAAGAAAAAGAGCCAGTGTTTAGGTAAAACACTGTTTAAAAAATGCGTTTTTCCAGGTCTAAAAGCTAAATACGACCCAGTAGTAGATAAGCCAGAGCCAGTTAAGCCGAAAGATCCGGGAAAAGCTCCTTCAGATCCTAGAAAACTCGATGACTATGAAAAAAGAGTAGACAAATACAAAAAAGATGTAGATGCCTGGCAAAAAGAATATAGCGAGTGGAAAGGAAAATATGAGGGCGCGATCAAGAGTGGAGAAGGATTGATCGAACGCTTTAAGAAAGACTATGGTGCTTCATTCAAAGTCAATTTAGCTTGGCACTGGTCGATGCTGGGAGTGCTAATAGTTGCTATGTTTGCCCTTCTATTTGGAGTCCAGAAGCGCAAAGATATTGTTTGA
- a CDS encoding serine/threonine-protein kinase, which translates to MNSPLQKDNWLGRCVGERQRYRLEQHLGAGGMGDVFIARDVPIGKLVALKILKGSLAESADLRKRFEREVTLCAALKSDHIVNISDYGVTDEGYPFYVMEYLQGQSLGQLLRQQQQLGIERSLSIAIQVCQGLRLAHQGVHLWQNGATASKQIKVVHRDLKPDNIFLVPTALGELVKILDFGIAKICNDTNEFTNLTNVFIGTFHYAAPEQFELGTEVDERADIYSLGVILYEMLTGTDPFGFNFRRNSNTISGMSWVFAHASKPPIQLRSQPRCEHFSLQLEAVVMRCLQKSPRDRFSSVDELSSALQAAVAIDLANNTIVPGLGAATTIATLPPPAHPSELTTTQLPEPTFPPDFTQRLSAPRVPLEATDVSLSAQHRSLVKLFTEFAGPIATTVFRQVAAQSYSVEQLVENLSVYLPAKQQAEFERQAKAIEAESTAKSQTHSTNGNKFSHNQLSNNLAQSALDANFIQRCEKTLIDLIGPIAPILIQKVLKSGMQISELELVNRLANEIPDPQKAADFCRRLLK; encoded by the coding sequence ATGAACTCGCCATTACAAAAAGACAACTGGCTCGGTCGCTGCGTTGGCGAACGCCAGCGCTACAGACTAGAACAACATCTAGGCGCGGGCGGCATGGGAGATGTCTTCATCGCCAGGGACGTACCGATTGGCAAACTAGTCGCTTTAAAGATCCTCAAAGGATCGCTAGCAGAATCAGCCGATCTGAGAAAGCGGTTCGAGCGAGAAGTGACTCTCTGCGCTGCGCTCAAAAGCGATCACATCGTGAATATTAGCGACTATGGCGTTACCGATGAGGGGTATCCCTTCTACGTCATGGAGTACCTGCAAGGACAGAGCTTAGGACAATTGCTACGCCAGCAGCAACAGCTGGGCATCGAACGCAGTCTGTCGATCGCGATCCAAGTGTGTCAAGGTTTGCGGTTGGCGCATCAAGGCGTACACCTATGGCAAAATGGAGCAACCGCTAGCAAGCAGATCAAAGTCGTCCATCGCGATCTCAAGCCAGATAATATTTTTCTCGTCCCTACTGCATTGGGAGAACTCGTCAAAATTCTCGATTTTGGGATTGCTAAAATTTGTAACGATACGAATGAATTTACTAATCTGACAAACGTTTTTATTGGGACTTTTCACTATGCAGCTCCCGAACAGTTTGAGCTAGGGACAGAAGTAGACGAACGTGCCGATATTTACAGCCTTGGCGTAATTCTCTACGAAATGCTGACTGGAACTGACCCATTTGGGTTTAATTTCCGTCGTAATAGCAATACGATTAGCGGTATGTCATGGGTATTCGCTCATGCTTCTAAGCCCCCGATTCAGTTGCGATCGCAACCTCGGTGCGAGCATTTTTCGCTACAACTAGAAGCCGTCGTCATGCGGTGCTTGCAGAAATCGCCCCGCGATCGCTTTAGTTCTGTAGACGAGTTAAGTAGTGCCTTGCAAGCTGCCGTAGCGATCGATCTGGCGAATAATACAATTGTCCCAGGTTTAGGTGCAGCAACGACAATTGCTACACTGCCTCCTCCCGCACACCCATCCGAACTAACGACCACTCAACTACCCGAGCCAACTTTTCCGCCTGACTTTACTCAACGTCTGTCTGCGCCCCGAGTCCCGTTAGAAGCTACCGACGTATCCCTGTCAGCCCAACACCGATCGCTGGTCAAGCTGTTTACAGAATTTGCTGGACCGATTGCGACTACTGTGTTTCGACAAGTAGCAGCTCAATCATACAGCGTCGAGCAGTTGGTAGAAAACCTCTCAGTTTACCTGCCTGCCAAGCAACAAGCAGAATTCGAGCGTCAGGCAAAAGCGATCGAAGCTGAGTCAACAGCTAAATCTCAAACCCACAGCACTAACGGCAATAAATTTTCCCATAATCAATTATCAAATAATTTAGCGCAGTCAGCACTCGATGCTAATTTTATTCAACGGTGCGAAAAAACTTTAATCGATCTGATTGGACCGATCGCGCCGATTCTCATTCAAAAAGTTCTAAAATCTGGAATGCAAATTTCCGAGTTGGAATTAGTCAATCGATTAGCCAATGAAATTCCCGATCCTCAAAAAGCCGCCGATTTTTGCCGTCGTCTCCTAAAATGA
- a CDS encoding phosphate/phosphite/phosphonate ABC transporter substrate-binding protein encodes MSLPDRFTTLFSTSIFRLPTFNKLSRRTLLLQLFLLTACGVRSLSSKRQGLVLGVVSYNAGEQTINRYAKFTRYLSEKIGVIVQLEPAFNENKALERIRNHAWSLAFAEPGLAAIAIDKHQYTPILSLQGIANLRSILVVRKDNPIVELKELQNQPLALGQPGSATGYFFPIYNLYGLTLAEIMLAPTPKTVLEWVATGKATAGALSKEEFYLHSSHFSPTEFRILYTDPHEVPAGVVLVAPNIDKNLRQQIYRIMNGVPSILAQEAGYIPNSSAPDYGYMISVVKRVRAIFPDEYEHGATPLQLKPARLLDNISI; translated from the coding sequence ATGAGCCTTCCCGATCGATTTACTACATTATTTTCAACTTCTATCTTCCGACTGCCAACTTTTAACAAGTTATCTCGCCGTACGTTACTTTTACAATTATTTCTACTTACAGCATGTGGGGTGCGATCGCTATCGAGCAAGCGCCAAGGTTTAGTTCTCGGTGTAGTCAGTTATAACGCCGGGGAACAAACCATCAATCGTTATGCTAAATTTACTCGATATTTAAGTGAAAAAATCGGAGTTATCGTACAATTAGAACCTGCTTTTAACGAAAATAAGGCTCTAGAACGAATTCGGAATCATGCTTGGTCTCTAGCTTTTGCCGAGCCTGGATTAGCCGCGATCGCGATCGACAAACACCAATACACCCCGATATTATCCCTTCAGGGAATTGCTAATTTGCGCTCTATTCTAGTCGTGCGCAAAGATAATCCGATCGTTGAGTTAAAAGAATTACAAAATCAACCGCTTGCCCTCGGACAGCCAGGTTCAGCTACCGGATATTTTTTTCCCATTTACAATCTCTACGGTCTAACTCTAGCAGAGATTATGCTTGCACCCACACCTAAAACAGTTTTAGAATGGGTCGCTACAGGGAAAGCTACGGCAGGCGCTCTTTCTAAAGAAGAATTTTACCTACACAGTTCGCATTTCAGCCCCACCGAGTTTCGCATTCTCTACACCGATCCGCACGAAGTCCCAGCTGGCGTGGTTTTGGTTGCACCTAATATAGACAAAAACCTGCGTCAGCAAATTTACCGCATCATGAATGGAGTCCCCTCGATTTTGGCGCAAGAAGCAGGATACATCCCCAACAGTTCAGCGCCAGACTACGGCTACATGATTTCAGTCGTTAAGCGCGTCAGAGCAATTTTTCCCGACGAATACGAACATGGTGCAACGCCTTTACAACTCAAACCCGCTCGGCTGTTGGATAATATTTCGATTTAG
- a CDS encoding serine/threonine-protein kinase, whose translation MTFPAQPETWIGRSIGDRQRYRLERRLGSGGMGDVFLAMDTLLGQHVALKLLKDKLAASKSLRKRFEREVAICAALKSDHIVNVSDYGVTDEGHPFYVMEYLRGDSLKQLLKQQQRLPVERTIKIVTQACEGLRLAHSGIDLWWSGATASEHVKVVHRDLKPDNIFVVPTALGELVKILDFGIAKIRDESIDRTNLTYGFIGTFRYAAPEQLRAANTIDARADIYSLGVILYELLSGTDPFGFGAQAYSITGMGWAMAHKTKPPIPIRLQPGCENLSPQLEAAVMQCLQKSPNDRFASVEQLKQVLKATLTHKPEEAIDNSLHPSPPAPTHPQSSVPVTPDAATTRAYIPPQPTKAEVIPPTLLPDTLSPPNRQEVRANVQFPAAQQSNLANSSTDDSILIPPPARHRRLSTSTLFFVGAAIGVGIVALGAVVYSYIQFRLTAQVIDEIQTLKHQARYEACASRAETVTRDSTVYAEARAILNECHLEHAKQLAGSSNFAEAIAIAKQIPQDSPLYSQAQILIQDWSEI comes from the coding sequence ATGACATTTCCTGCTCAGCCAGAAACCTGGATTGGTCGGAGTATTGGCGATCGCCAACGCTATCGCTTGGAGAGGCGCTTGGGTTCAGGCGGAATGGGCGATGTTTTTCTGGCAATGGATACCTTATTGGGACAACATGTAGCATTGAAGCTACTAAAGGATAAATTAGCAGCCTCAAAGTCTTTGAGAAAGCGGTTCGAGCGGGAAGTTGCTATTTGTGCTGCGCTAAAAAGCGACCATATCGTGAATGTGAGCGATTATGGCGTTACGGATGAAGGGCATCCTTTTTATGTCATGGAGTATCTGCGCGGGGATAGCTTGAAACAGCTGCTGAAGCAACAGCAACGGCTACCCGTCGAGCGAACGATCAAAATTGTGACTCAGGCGTGTGAAGGATTGCGTCTAGCTCACTCAGGCATCGATCTCTGGTGGAGTGGAGCGACAGCCAGCGAACACGTCAAGGTAGTTCACCGCGATCTCAAACCAGACAATATATTTGTCGTACCTACAGCACTGGGAGAACTGGTGAAGATTCTGGATTTTGGGATTGCCAAAATCCGCGATGAATCGATCGATCGCACGAATCTAACTTATGGATTTATCGGCACATTTCGCTATGCTGCTCCAGAACAGTTGCGGGCTGCCAACACTATAGACGCAAGAGCGGATATCTACAGCTTGGGTGTCATTCTCTACGAACTCCTCAGTGGCACAGATCCGTTTGGTTTTGGCGCTCAAGCCTATTCGATTACGGGCATGGGATGGGCAATGGCACACAAGACAAAACCACCGATCCCCATCAGGTTACAGCCTGGTTGCGAAAATTTATCGCCGCAACTAGAAGCAGCTGTCATGCAGTGCTTGCAAAAATCACCTAACGATCGCTTTGCCTCAGTAGAGCAATTAAAGCAAGTATTAAAGGCTACTCTTACCCACAAGCCTGAAGAAGCGATCGACAATTCTCTTCATCCATCTCCGCCTGCACCCACGCACCCACAATCATCTGTTCCAGTCACACCTGATGCGGCGACGACTAGAGCCTATATACCACCACAGCCAACAAAAGCAGAAGTCATTCCTCCGACATTGCTGCCAGACACCTTGTCGCCTCCAAATAGGCAAGAAGTTCGAGCAAACGTTCAGTTCCCTGCCGCACAGCAGAGTAATCTAGCTAATTCCAGCACGGACGATTCAATCCTCATACCTCCACCAGCGCGTCATCGTCGCTTATCCACCTCTACTTTATTTTTTGTCGGTGCAGCTATTGGTGTTGGTATTGTGGCACTGGGAGCAGTAGTTTATTCATACATTCAGTTTCGTCTGACAGCTCAAGTTATCGATGAAATTCAAACTTTAAAACATCAAGCACGATACGAAGCTTGTGCGAGTAGAGCCGAAACAGTTACCCGCGATTCAACAGTGTACGCCGAAGCGCGGGCAATACTAAATGAGTGTCATTTAGAACATGCCAAGCAACTCGCAGGAAGTAGTAATTTTGCTGAAGCGATCGCTATTGCCAAACAAATTCCTCAAGACAGTCCTCTCTATTCCCAAGCTCAAATCCTGATTCAAGACTGGTCGGAGATTTGA
- a CDS encoding COP23 domain-containing protein translates to MISNHTTKNLKKFTKYLATAIAVMSGIGIGSDFVRAEAVASAGGATTFHCIASGQGYATIAKRGERITAPVITWNSNEFGTQYTPHERCKIVSDRLTEVVAAKGGKLRNLQLTYGRVNSRPVICYVGSRNEICNRKNILMTLRTSDRGKERQILEQLVTFSLKGTGTAVQQSAPQYYAPFGEEIEQALSAE, encoded by the coding sequence ATGATAAGCAATCACACAACTAAAAATTTAAAAAAATTCACTAAATATTTAGCAACAGCGATCGCAGTTATGAGTGGGATCGGAATAGGTAGCGATTTCGTCCGAGCAGAAGCAGTAGCTAGTGCTGGTGGTGCGACAACTTTTCATTGCATAGCTTCAGGTCAGGGCTATGCAACGATCGCTAAACGCGGCGAACGGATCACAGCACCAGTTATTACCTGGAACAGCAATGAGTTTGGGACGCAATACACGCCGCACGAGCGTTGTAAAATAGTTAGCGATCGCTTGACTGAAGTTGTAGCAGCCAAAGGCGGAAAGCTGAGAAACTTGCAACTGACATACGGACGAGTTAACAGCAGACCAGTCATTTGTTATGTGGGCAGTCGAAACGAAATCTGCAACCGGAAAAATATTCTGATGACATTGCGCACATCAGATCGAGGCAAAGAGCGCCAAATTCTCGAGCAATTGGTGACTTTCAGCCTGAAAGGAACAGGTACGGCAGTCCAACAAAGCGCACCTCAATATTATGCACCTTTTGGAGAAGAAATTGAGCAGGCGTTGTCAGCGGAATAA
- a CDS encoding serine protease → MKLSLATIVLFNLGLLAIAAFLWFMPSKPNTKSDASTEKIATTTPVDPVKSSAIVEVAQQVTVRVLTKTSMGSGAIVQRQAQTYTVLTCDHVVAGSQKGEYTILTADGATHPARRLTQTLAGVDLALLQFDSPKSYRVAVLGNSLALTKGDRVYASGFPNYQFLNKSRVEETRNWGMKAFRLTTGTVSLLLERTLPEGYSLGYTNEVEQGMSGGPVLNQKGELIGINGRLKYPLQGIDVFTFADGTKPSVELFNQMEALSWAIPIAAFQHQVEKNLAQPQSQNEI, encoded by the coding sequence GTGAAATTATCATTAGCCACTATTGTCTTATTTAACCTTGGACTGCTGGCGATCGCTGCGTTCTTATGGTTTATGCCATCAAAACCGAATACAAAATCTGACGCTAGTACTGAAAAAATTGCGACTACAACACCTGTAGATCCAGTAAAAAGTTCGGCGATAGTAGAAGTTGCTCAACAAGTGACAGTCAGAGTATTGACAAAAACAAGTATGGGTTCTGGGGCAATCGTACAACGTCAGGCTCAGACATACACCGTTCTTACCTGCGACCATGTAGTAGCAGGTAGTCAGAAGGGCGAATATACCATTCTCACTGCTGACGGCGCGACTCATCCAGCCCGCCGCTTGACGCAGACTTTAGCAGGTGTCGATCTCGCCTTATTACAATTTGATAGCCCTAAATCCTATCGTGTTGCTGTCTTAGGAAATTCACTTGCCTTAACAAAAGGCGATCGCGTCTATGCATCTGGTTTTCCCAATTATCAATTCCTCAATAAAAGTCGTGTTGAAGAAACACGTAACTGGGGAATGAAAGCATTTCGGCTGACAACGGGAACTGTTTCTTTACTCTTAGAGCGAACTTTACCAGAAGGATACAGTTTAGGTTACACCAACGAAGTCGAACAAGGGATGAGTGGTGGACCTGTTTTGAATCAAAAAGGAGAACTGATCGGGATCAACGGTCGCTTGAAATATCCACTTCAAGGCATTGATGTGTTTACATTTGCCGATGGTACAAAGCCATCGGTAGAACTATTCAACCAAATGGAAGCGCTGAGTTGGGCGATTCCAATCGCCGCTTTTCAGCATCAAGTTGAAAAAAACTTGGCTCAACCTCAATCGCAAAATGAGATTTAA